A section of the Saccopteryx leptura isolate mSacLep1 chromosome 4, mSacLep1_pri_phased_curated, whole genome shotgun sequence genome encodes:
- the TMEM265 gene encoding transmembrane protein 265 has product MEDEENAVEMVSNTEAAHSPSPIRCCWFRLRCLAATCIICGCTCLGIKALVFAIKAEERHKAGRSKEAAHWGARARRLIRASFAVWLAVLILGPLLLWLLSYAIAQAE; this is encoded by the exons ATGGAGGACGAGGAGAATGCAGTGGAGATGGTGAGCAACACGGAAGCTGCTCATTCTCCATCCCCCATTCGCTGTTGCTGGTTCCGCCTCCGCTGCTTGGCAGCTACTTGCATTATCTGTGGCTGCACTTGCCTGGGAATCAAGGCCCTTGTGTTTGCCATCAAG GCGGAGGAGCGGCATAAGGCAGGCCGGTCCAAGGAAGCAGCGCACTGGGGGGCCCGGGCCCGGAGGCTCATCCGGGCCAGCTTTGCTGTCTGGCTTGCTGTTCTCATTCTGGGCCCCCTGCTTCTGTGGCTGCTCTCATACGCCATCGCTcaagctgagtga